The sequence aactgtcctgtggtttttacgcgacaaccctccatgggtttttatcttccatatattccttaatgctgtaataggctctctgaactaatacgttttttacataatttttaaatttagcactactaaactctttaatactatgaggaattctgttgtaaaaaagtataccttggcccataaatgaatttttaactttagctaaccggtaaaatggcatttcaattttatttcggttccttgtgccataacggtgtctatctcctactcttgtgtgtaagtctgcgtttttgtgtacatataaaatattattaaatatatactgtgatggtactgtgaggataccagtattcttaaagagatctcttagtgagtccctagcacgtaaattatataatatagagcgtatggctcttttctgtaatataaatatagtttctatatctgcagccctgccccatagcagaattccataggacataatgctatgaaagtagctaaaataaaccaatctaacCGTGTCTTCATCGTGTCAATCTAACCAATGATGGTGTTACCAACATGTTTTtttaggccggttgcagagcttcaccgaccatcagtgcgtacgtcagtcgcgcttgtcataatatgtatggaaatacgcgtgcgtatggtcggtctagctatgaacggttttatgaatttccatacatatgacaagtatgacgtacgcactgatggtcggtgaagctctgcaaccggccttagTGTTCCGTACCGAAGCGGTAAAACGGGACCCTATTACTGAGACTTCGTTGTCTATCTGTATGGGCTGCTGAGTTGATATGATATGATATCCCATACACTCCTTTATTTGATAAGTTGATAGATTGATAGTTTGATAGGATGATGTAAAACCAGATATAGCTTTTGATCACTACTTTATTGTTGATTGATAATCTAAACTAATGATGATATAAATGATTAATGATATTTGATAGTTGATGATATTAATTGATAGTTGATAATGATATTGATAGTTGATACATACACCCCGAGCGCTTTACACGAGCCGCGAGCGCAGACTGACTGGGTGACGATGTTCTTGTCACCGTAATGAAATAGGATCGTGTAAAGCGCTGAGTCAGGATGTACGGCTAGCCCGTACATGCTCCCAGGCCAAAAAGATGATATTgatgataatatgataatgaTCTAAAACTAAACAAGGTGATAAACAATAAGAACTTATATCTAATGATGGtgatataacaatatattatgatctTAAATGCTAAACACAGGGGAATACTATACATTGAAAATTGATAGAGTGTTAACTGGGGAAGTGGACCGATCACACTTTTTGCTCTTTGCACTTTCACTATCACTTTTCACTAACACTTGATGCTGCAATGGCGAGCCCTTAGCTCGCGCCACCGGCCCCAGCGGCCGCTGAAGGGGCGAGCCTCTGGCTCGCACCGACGACACCGGCGACTGCTGAAGTGGCGAGCCTCTAGCTCGCGCGGGAGACCCCTGCTGCTGTTGTTGAGACGGTGAGCCCTGTGCTCGCCGCCTTGCCCGCCAGAATAAGATGCCACCGATCACCAGCATAGTGACCATGGCGAGATAAATCATCGCATAGTGATGAATATCGTGATATGATATACCATCGATGTCTGGatcaatatttttgatgttGTTAATTTGCTCTTCAATCTTGATAATATTTGATGTGATATTATTTGTACTCTCATCGGCTGGCAGGTCCGttaatgataaatttattaaattattgatagGTGATATTAATGAAGTGTTCATATCAGGtgttatttgtaatatattgtTCTTCTTTCTATaagtttgaatataaaattcagATGATTTTATCAAACAATTTTGATCAATTGATATGATTCCGGTGTTATTTAATTGGATGGCCATAAGTTTTCGTTCACATAATATCTTGTACTGGCAACTGTTGCagcaaaaataaaagtatttattggGATTGTTAATTGATACTAAAATATTCTTGCATTTATTCACAACAGTTAGACAGCTGTTGGAGTTTTCTGCTTTCTTACATAAATCTTTTTcgttattaaaatgataaataggCTTGTTAATGCGACACAACATTGTATCTATGTTTTGATTCTCACAAACATGTAATTCGATCTCTGATAGCATTATGAATGAGTCTTTCTTGATATTTAGCGCCAGGTATTCGTTAATAGGTACTACACTGATCATATTTTTTCCAAATTGTTTTGGTATAGCAATGACCTTGAGTAAATCATATGTATCTCTAGTAACTAGAGGTAttgatatttcaaatataaggAACTTTTTTGATAGTCTAGCTTTGATCTTtagcaatttataaatacttgaTGGATTCGTGGGGTCAGTGGGTAATGATAAATCTTTTGATAATTGGGATGATATTATGTTCAACTCTTCCTGCAGTTGCTTGGGGGTTAAAAAGTGTATGTTGTATTTCCCATTAAatatatctgtaatagtttcTAATAGATAACCTTGAATgctttttagtttaattaaaatattattaacgatTAGCGCTGTCATCGTAAACTCGCTGATATAGGTGTTGTTTTGCATCTCCGACTGCAATACGCCTATTGCAATGTCGATTTCATTTAACTTTTTGGTAACGGTTTTATGATGATTTTGCATAACTGATTCAATTCTTTTGATAAGATTAAATTCCGCTTCTACAATGGAAGTTTGATTTTTCCATAAACTAGCCATGTGTCGCTgatttactttaattaattcgATATCTTTCTCGTACTGTTCGGCAAAGTTACTATCGAGTATCCCAAACAACTGATTAGCGACGTAACCTACACCGTTGATAAGGCCGCGCCGTCTGCGCGCGTGCCCGTCCAGACGCTGATCTAGCAACAATCTATTGTAATGTTGTAGCTCGGAGTACTCGTGATTTAATTGATACATGACACCTTCGCAATGTGAATGTTGTTTTATCTTAACACAGATGGTTTCTAAGTATTCTAAATACTTGCGAGACGCCATGTCGCCATGCCAATACGGGTTCATGTCGTAGTAAACAATGAGTCTCCAGTCATCTGCTATTAAATGCATTTTTGCAATGTCGTCGAAAACTAAACTAGTATTATTTTGTAGCGGAGTGATAGTATATGAGGCggttgtgtttgtaaataatgtcataaaaaatagaaGAATTGTTGTTGCGACGGTtgcaaaattgtatttttgatTTGTCCTTCTCGTGGTTGTATGATTGTTTGATACTGTTTCTTCTTGATGGACGGgtaaaattgataattttatgataggTCTTTTGATATAtccatttttagtttttaatgtgACCACACGCACGTAGCCATCACTACCAGGATGCAACTCCACCACTCGCCCTAGAGGCCATTTTCCTGCGGGAAGATTGCTGTCATGAATGATTACAATGtcatttaatttgatattatctTTTGATTGTCTCCACTTGCTTCTCGTtgataaatttgttaaatattcatGTTGCCACCTCTTCCATAtgtcttgaaatattttttgtgctaaatgTAATCTTGTTCGTAGATCTCTTTCTGTTTCAAATATTGATAGTACTGGACCGCTAGCTAGGAAATGTGATGGTGTCAAATAATCGAGCTCCTCTGAGTCTTCTGTTAAAGCACAAAGTGGCCTTGAATTTAAGCAAGCCTCCAGCTGAGCTAGTATTGTACTATATTCCTCGTATGTTAATCGTTGCTCGCCAACCACCCTCTTAAGGTGAAATTTGAGACTTTAGACGGCTGCTTCACTAAGACCGCTCGCTGAAGGCCAAGATGGGGCATTAAAATGCCATGTTATACCCATATCCGCCACCTCTGATTGAAATtgtgtgttaaatattttgagtATTTCATCGTATTCttgttgtaatattttatttgctccTATAAAATTAGTGCCGTTATCACTGTAGATGTGACCAGGCTTACCCCTGCGAGCTGACATTCTACGCAGGGCTGATATAAAACTTGCACTTGATAAATCTGATACCAGTTCCAGGTGTACAGCCTTGGTGGCCATACAAGTAAATACTGCAATGTAACCTTTTGTTGTCTTGATACCTCTTCCAGCGTTTGATTTGATAAATACATGACCTGTATAGTCGACTCCCACATTGTAGAAGGGTCTTGATGGGTTTACTCTAGCCGCTGGTAAATctcccataatttgatgatgCTTGCTGGGATTATGCCTCCTACATTTGATACACTGCCGTACTATCTTTTTAACAGCCCTATAGCCACCCATAATCCAATACTTCTGCCTTAAATATGATGATGTTAGCCTAGCACCTCCATGATAAGTAGATTGGTGTgcttcattaattaataattccgAGAGACGACTGTTATTCGGTATGATGATAGGATTTTTCATGTCAGGGTCAAGGTAAGCATGTCGCAGTCTTCCTCCTACTCTGATGATTTGTTGTTGATCGATATAAGGATTTAACTCACACAATTTACTTTtcttatgtatattattaccaCTTCTTAAATCTGATATTTCCTTTTCAAATGATAACTGTTGAATATTTCTGATAATAAGCAATGTTGCATGTTTCAATTCCTCCACTGATAAATAACTTTGATATTTCTTCTTGTTGTTGGTGAATCTACACATCCATGCAACAATTCGCACAGCCTTACGGAATGTGCTGTGTTTtgataatatatctattatgatagaattattttgatgatttGTTACCGTGGCGGTAACTTGTTTTGATACTTTCAACTCTTGATCTGTTGAATATGTgaccttttttgttttatcacTAAATGTTGATAGCCACTTGGGGCCTTGCCACCACAAAGAATGATCCTTCAATTGTGATGCTGATAAACCTCGACTTGCACAGTCGGCAGGATTTTCTTCTGATTTGACATACCTCCAACAATCTGGAGGCATGACCTTTGTTATTTGCTGCACTCTGTTTGCCACGAACGTTTTCCATCTTGCTGCATTCCCTTGTAACCAACCTAAAACTACTGTACTGTCAGCCCATCCATACATTTTGATATCATTACATTTAAGGCATTCCTTAAccttattcattaattttgataaaagtaATGCTCCACTCAGTTCTAATCTAGGCAATGTAACGACCTTGCTAGTCGGCACAAGTCTCGTTTTTCCAAccaataatgttatattatgtgaatctTCACCTTTATTTACACGGCAATATATAACACATGCATAAGCTTTCATAGACGAGTCACAGAACCCATGTAACTCAATACTATCGCAATTACGGGTGTGAATCCAGCGTGGTAATTTTATATCTTTGATCATGCTAATATCATTTCTAACTTTGATCCATTCCTTATATATTTCTTCTGGTATTTGATCATCCCATTCTATATGCGCCGCCCAcacttgttgaaaaataatttttaattttgttgataACGGTGATAGCCATCCGATAGGGTCGAATAACTTTGATATATCTGATAAAAGCAttctttttgttatttttgatgATTTCAAGGGTTCTAGTTGCGaatgaaatgtaaaaatatcttcttCGGGATTCCACCCTAATCCTAAAGTTTTTGTTGTTTctgattgtttaaaattaaaatcactaGAATTGTTATTggattcttttatattttgtgataatTCCGTAGTATTTGATTTCCACTTACGTAAGTTAAAGCCACTTGATTGcaataacttaattaaattgCTTTGTAATCTCTTAGCTTCCTCTATGGAATGACAACCGTGTATGACGTCATCCATATAAAATGAGTTCTCTAAGACTTCGATTGCGGagctatgtaaataattatttctctcATCACTAGCCAGCTGTTTTAAGGTCATCATAGCTAGGAATGGAGCTGCTTTCGTACCATAAGTAACCGTCGTGAGTTGATATTCACGAATAGGGTCCGAATTAGAGTCCCGCcatactatttttaataagttctGATCGTCTGGGTGTAGCCAAATTTGGCGAAACATTTTTTCTATGTCCGCAGTAAAAGCAAATTGATATTGTCTCCATTTAATGATTAAAGACTGTAAATCTTGCTGAAGATTCGGGCCTGTTTTCATAAGGTCATTCAAACTATATCCTGATGAAGTTTTACATGATGCATTGAATACAACTCGAAATTTCGAATTTACGTCGCTATCTGTGCGCACGCAATGATGAGTATTGAAACACTCCGGCTTAGACGTATTAGAAGCCGGTATCATATGACCCATTGAATGATAATCttgcataaataatttatattgtgtatgtatgttattgtttttgatAAATCTCTTTTCTAACGATTTAAATTGTGCTACAGCCTTGAATTTTGATTCACCTAATTTTTCCGAAAAATTGTTGTGCATTGGAAGACGAACCTCGTAACGGCCGTCTTCTCGCCTTgttgttgtatttttgtagTAGTTGATACATTGCTGATCTTCGGTTGATAATTGCGACTCCTCAATGATATCCTCGATTTCccaaaatttttgaatttcttcCAAATTATTGATGACGACGTTACATTGTAAAGTTTTCACGCTACCTATCAAAATCCAACCTAGCTGTGTGTTTTGTGCTATAGGCATATTATTGTTACCTTTACAAATCCCTTCCATaacaattaatgaataaatgtctGCCCCCAATAGCAAGTCCACGGGGCGACTTACATTGAAGTCAGGATCGgctaatttgatattattgataTACGGCCAACTTGGCTTCGAAAAAGTGCTATTAGGCAGGTTATTAACTAGGTTTTTCATGATGTATGCTTCCGtttcaaattgaaaattattattgattgatGCACATGTGATTGATATGACTCCTTTGCAATTGCTCTCCTTGATACCTATACCTGATATTACACCACGACATTGTTGTCGAGGTTGTCCTAAAATTTGAGCGGCATGTTCTGTGATAAGTGAGGTTTGAGAACCTTGATCAATTAAAGCACGCATTTTGATAAATGATCCATCTTTTGCTTTCACTTTTAATATGGCTGTCGCTAAGAGAATCTCTGATATGTCACGTTGCAACGAAACGTGTGAATTACTTTGCACCTGCGGCGACTCATGTTTCAGAAACTGTTTGCTTGCTGTTTTCGAAGAACTGGGATTTAATATCTCATACGCCTCGTGTAAAATGGTGTTATGCTTCTCATGGCATTTCACACATCTTTTTTCAGAAAAACATGGCTTACCATGATGTGAATAAAGACAATTTTTGCACACACCTAATCTTGTAACTGTGCAGCGTCTTGTAGGTGGTGTCATATTCAAAAACTTATTGCAGTAAAATAGACAATGCTCGTTGGTTTTACAGagttcgcatttataatgtttctGCGAACTAATATCTGCCTGTTTGCTATTTTGGTGGGAAATAAACGAACTTGTGGGAAAAGATTGCttgttgtaatttttgtttaacttATAAATTGGTTGATATGAATTCTTGATCTCAGGtttcttttttaatgattctaatgatgtaaatttattctccaaaaatgttaaaaactcATTTAATGTTGCTAATTCTCGAGGCTGTTTTAAGGCATTGATATATGCGTTATGCGTCTCGGAGTCCAATTTCTGGGCGATTAAATGTACGATTAATGGATCCCACGATCCTACGTCGACACCTAAGTTTTTGATAGCGTTGATAGTTTCTATGGTCGTATCATGTATCCGTTTGATATGATTTAGTGATGTTTGCTGAGCGACaggtatatttaataaaatatcaatatgcGAACGGAAAATTAATGACTTGTTATTATAGCGATTATTGAGTATATCCCagcatattaaataattatccgAGGTTATTGGTAAATGCTGAATGAGCCTTTCCGCTTCTCCTCTAACTTTTGTTTTCAAGAACTGCATTTTTTGCGCCGATGATAATGATGGATTTTCATGAATTGTTTCTTTAAATACATCTTTAAAAGAGCACCACTGATGATAATTACCACTAAATACTGGTATTTCTATATGTGGTGTGGATTGTTCTCTGTGTGATATAGAccataattttttgttaagcgatttgatgatattgttatatttctgTTCGTATGATATAAAGGTATTCTCGTATTCCGAGTTTCTACCCCCAAGCTCACTGTCCAACTCCCAATGAAGAGAGTCTATTAGAGACCAGCGCGACTGTATCGATTTTAACAAATGATCAAATTCCCACTTTTCGTTAATATCATCTAAAATGATATTGGATATGGTATGATCAAAGGCTTTAAAGTAACTTATTTGTCTCCGAATCATTTCGTCCATTTTGCTACTAATTTTTTGATCAGTTAGTACCTTAGAAGATGATTGAGAGGCGAAATCTTCGGCGTTAGAcatgataaatatatatatttaaagactCACTGCTTGATACTGATACTTCCTTGATTCAATCCTCACTTGTGAACACTAGCACAACACTGATCACACACACAATTTGTCCACACGCGAGGTCCAAAGCTACGAAGGACCAAAAAGAGAGATCCTTATGATGATTAAATGATGATTTTTTCTCTCGAAGGACCAAAAAGAGAGATGTATGGGCTGCTGAGTTGATATGATATGATATCCCATACACTCCTTTATTTGATAAGTTGATAGATTGATAGTTTGATAGGATGATGTAAAACCAGATATAGCTTTTGATCACTACTTTATTGTTGATTGATAATCTAAACTAATGATGATATAAATGATTAATGATATTTGATAGTTGATGATATTAATTGATAGTTGATAATGATATTGATAGTTGATATAGCGCATACACCCCGAGCGCTTTACACGAGCCGCGAGCGCAGACTGACTGGGTGACGATGTTCTTGTCACCGTAATGAAATAGGATCGTGTAAAGCGCTGAGTCAGGATGTACGGCTAGCCCGTACactatctgtctgtctatctccAGGCTTTATCTCATAAACCATGAtagctagaaagctgaaattttcacaaatgatgtatttccgttgccgctataataacaaatattagacattaaaaaaaaatagatattaaggTCGGTACGGAGACCTTCATgcgcgagtcggactcgcacttggccggttttttttcCTCATGGCAAGATGTCCTATCCTACTTGCCAGtgtcaattataaaaaaaaataaaatgcctTGTTTTTTCCTTTCTAGACAGATTTGATTCAAACTGTGacaatacattaattattaatttatctgtagcttaagcgtgtttttttaacgaaattaatttaacgcagattattattatgtacttttaaacTGGATTGtaggtatgcttaaatcttataaactaccgaacggattttgatgcggttttttttaatacatagagtgattcaatagaaaggttttagtgtataatttattaggtttgagacaaagcgggcgaagccgagggcggtaagctagttagagaatcagtttatttttttttacgttttcttcAAAGAATTCTTTCTTACGTTTAAGGCGTTAACATTTCTATCTTATATTCCTCAAAGATTTTAAACCTCagttaaatctttatatatttttaagttttctcaagatttttattttttgcacgTAAATCTCTCCGTTTTTTAGTTTCCAACATTTTCCCACTTGACTTTGCAACGTGTGAACGTTATGTAACATCACACGAGATCTCTAGAGATTgcagttttaaaatatcttggtttatttttatttttacttgctATTTcacatcatattttttttacaaaaatatctgtacaaaaattaaaaaaaagatttgtggcactcggggactgccgcggtaaagctattgcatagcatgccttcaagccacacctccgcccatccccgtggggagcgtgaggttttttcgttacggaatttctggattcggtccccgcgctcaaggcccgcgatagaagctatgcaatagcttaaaaaatgtaacaatttCTATATGGGAATCATGGTAgttgacatttttattatagttatgaATTTAATCCTTTTTCGCGGGTTGAATCGGAGCGGAAacaaaaaagtatattcaGGAATATTCgaaattatatcaaaaatagaaaatctaaactttaaacaatatatcatcatcactacatagtataaagcaaagtcgctttcgcctttctctgtccctaatCCCTaagtccctttgtatgcttaaatctttaaaactacgcaacggattttgatgcggtttgttttaatagatagcgtgattcaagaggaaggttttagtatataatttattaggttttagacaaagcgggcgaagccgcgggcaatAAGCTAGTATGTGTATAATTCTGAGACAAGGTAATATTGTGGCCTTCAAGCAAAGATTTGTAGATTGCAGACAAAAAACGTTTTCTAGTTATCTTAAAGTTTAAACCAACATAgcgttttattaatacatacgATTAGGTACTAGAATTTCCTGCTACTAGTATAGtccagtaaaaaaaataaacacaaaccATAGATTAAAGTCATAACAGTTCAAAAACAATCTAGCCAAGATGAAAGATTCACGTTTAAAAGCTGACGCGgtgaaaatgtaaacaaatgtATGATTGCTTCCATTCACTCTATGAGCCGTTAGAATGTCTATGGTTCTTGAAAACGTTTTGAATTTCGAACGGAGAGGTTTTTGAAAATAGAATTTGAAGTTACAGTGAgctaaatatttgtttttataaaaagaatgtgatacattaataattgttttatttagttgtttttaaatgaagtatgtaggtaggtacacctTTTTTCgagaataaaatgtttatatttattttattcgtagATTACGAATGTTTTATTCATACCCAGATGTTCTAATGTATCGGAAGTATATGACAATGCCAaaactatttgtatttatatacaaGCTTTgccaaacataatatttattattagctgTTTTCTACGACTTCGCACACGTGGAGATAACTTCCTCATTTTtgaacatatttaatttaaattaaaataaatatttctagaGTACATAACATACTCCttgttttattctttattgaatgaaaattatgtttcttctgattttgttttcttatttttaaatagctgcacaccgcggtttcacccgcgccTGAATCAGTACAAAAAATACTAAGTTACTGCTTATAACAACAGCTATCTGTCAGAGAAAGTCCTGTCAagatcggtccagccgttcctgagattagccgGAACAAtgagacagacaaacaaaaatgttaaaaattattattttggttACATGAACAATGTTACATACATCCATATGCATTTAGTAAAAATTGGATAATAAGGCACTCCAGAGTCCAGTCTccaatcactacatagtataaaacaaagtcgctttctctgtccctatggccctttgtatgcttaaatctttaaaactacgcaacggattttgatgcggttttttttaatagatagagttattcaagaggaagatttaagtaaataatttattgggtTTGGGAaaaagtgggcgaagccgcgggcggtaagctagttttatataaactaTAGATTAATTACTTagtagataatttttacattatcCCATAATAACGGAAACCATATGTATTCTAGTCTCGATAGTACACGTAACATTGTTTACAAAAGTTCATAATACCATAAACAAGATGAAATATTAGTGATAGTGTTTTCGactgaattttatttactaccaTCACTTACTACTCGTCGTAAAGATGCAATAAAAGAGAGCATGTTTTACGTATGAAGACAGATTTATGCagttaatatatatttatacaaggtttccgcccgcgccttcgcccgcgcagtcaaagaaaaacccgcatagttaccgttctcgtgggatttctgggtttgcgtcattttcccgggattaaaagtagcctatgtcctttctcgggtatcaaaatatctccataccaaatttcatgaaaattggttcagtagtttaggcgtgattgagtaacagacagtcAGAGTTAggtactttcgcatttataatattagtatggattgtaaaCTTCCACATTGCAAGAAACTAAAATAGAGAAAACGATGTTTTTTTTCCTatctatgctaatattataatgctgaaaagtttgtttgtttgaacgcgataaTCTCAGTAACTATTGGTCcactttgaaaaattattttagtgtcggtgttataatatagatagcctatttatcgagaaaggctataatAGGTATCAcgtcacgctaagaccaatagaagcggagcaatgcgcATAAAACCGAGAGGTCaacaagtataaaatataaatatattacagcAGTTAGACgcttcattaaaaaataacttctattaaaataatgaaacacATTTGACATTGCAATcctaataatatcaaattgaaattaaaatcaaaaatatcaatttaaccCTTGTTATTTTTAGcgaaaaattgtataatggGTTGAACCAGGTTGAACATACCAATAAAACCACAGATACATTATGTTCTGTGATATCATGCTTTATCAACATGGCGTCCCTTCCCGCCAAAATGCAATGTGACAGATTCAATTAGGCGAAGAAAAATGGCGACTGGCGAGTcgttttcattataatttgtatcgTTTTACTGTTTCTTTGTGATTGTGagagtaaattaatatttttactgttttattattcaacTTTTTTGACATGACCAACAGAAGTAGGTACACAGCTACTTCTTTTCAAAAAGCAGCTTTTTATTTGATAGCTTCTGTACCAGTTGTcagacaaaata comes from Colias croceus chromosome 23, ilColCroc2.1 and encodes:
- the LOC123702247 gene encoding uncharacterized protein LOC123702247, translating into MFRQIWLHPDDQNLLKIVWRDSNSDPIREYQLTTVTYGTKAAPFLAMMTLKQLASDERNNYLHSSAIEVLENSFYMDDVIHGCHSIEEAKRLQSNLIKLLQSSGFNLRKWKSNTTELSQNIKESNNNSSDFNFKQSETTKTLGLGWNPEEDIFTFHSQLEPLKSSKITKRMLLSDISKLFDPIGWLSPLSTKLKIIFQQVWAAHIEWDDQIPEEIYKEWIKVRNDISMIKDIKLPRWIHTRNCDSIELHGFCDSSMKAYACVIYCRVNKGEDSHNITLLVGKTRLVPTSKVVTLPRLELSGALLLSKLMNKVKECLKCNDIKMYGWADSTVVLGWLQGNAARWKTFVANRVQQITKVMPPDCWRYVKSEENPADCASRGLSASQLKDHSLWWQGPKWLSTFSDKTKKVTYSTDQELKVSKQVTATVTNHQNNSIIIDILSKHSTFRKAVRIVAWMCRFTNNKKKYQSYLSVEELKHATLLIIRNIQQLSFEKEISDLRSGNNIHKKSKLCELNPYIDQQQIIRVGGRLRHAYLDPDMKNPIIIPNNSRLSELLINEAHQSTYHGGARLTSSYLRQKYWIMGGYRAVKKIVRQCIKCRRHNPSKHHQIMGDLPAARVNPSRPFYNVGVDYTGHVFIKSNAGRGIKTTKGYIAVFTCMATKAVHLELVSDLSSASFISALRRMSARRGKPGHIYSDNGTNFIGANKILQQEYDEILKIFNTQFQSEVADMGITWHFNAPSWPSASGLSEAAV